ttgttctccattttgtaatctgatgtaataatcctttgtgttgtaaatccctaacctttatgatgttaatgaggcagaattagagagttatgttaatgaggtggaacaAATCTACAGTgttaagttgtattttgagtcaatctcttttgagatataaaagagacaagtgaaTAGAGAGGAGGgcacctcataccatcaagaaaaagagccaggaatggagcacatcctttggacctggagtccctgcactgagaaacccCCAGacccaaaggaagattgatgacaaggaccttctctcagagtggacagagagacagaatgccttccactagagctggtaccctaaatttagacttttagcctcccagattgtaagagaataaatttctgtctgttaaagccatccacttgtggtatttctgttatagcagcactagataactaagacaggtggtgTAAATTAGATAGCAGGGCCAGGAGATCAGTAAACAAATTCATAGAGCAAAGGTATGTGTTTAGCAGTGTTGTTGGAAAAAAACCTCTaattatatagagagagacatcCATTTTGGCATGTAGTCATTGAACTACTAACGTTGAGTGGCAATAACTTCAGTTTAATATGTTGAGACAAAGAAACATTAATTGTGGCTCCAGATTTTGATATTTGTAACATGTTGAAATATGCAGCATACATGTTTAAGTGCATGAATCTATTCGGTTTCTGAGTTCAGTTAATGAGCTCACCAAACCTATTCACTATTTAGTCCTTAAGTCTGGGTAGTTTGTAGTGAGAGTTCACATTGCAACAAATACCATCCCTATATAGAAGATATTATCCCCATTGATTTAGTTTCTTAGTTCAAATACAAATAGCTTTAAAAGCAAAGGAAATAAGTGGGTGCCTTTAGTATGGTTGTTATTATAAGGGAAAGACAAGAAACCATTAAGAACTTACTTGTCGCCTCATCAGTTTCTGCATTGCTGATATTACCTCCTTATTTCTGAATGTGTAGATCAAAGGGTTTAAGAGAGGGGTGAAAACAGTATAGAATATTGAGAGGATATTATTCACTAGGAAGTTGCTGAAATGCCAGGTATAGATTAAAATGCAGGGCCCAAAGAAAAGGGTCACCACAGTGACATGGGCAGTCAGTGTGGCCCGGGCCTTGGCCATGCCTACTGAGGATCGACGTCTCAAGGTGATCAGGATGACTGTGTAGGAGATAAACAAGAGCACAAAAGAGCTTATAGCTATTAGACCACTGTCTAAAAGCATCAGTCTCTCAAAGATATAGGTATCAGTGCAGGCAAGTTTGATGACTAAAGGAAGGTCACAGAAAAAGCTGTCCACTTGATTTGGACCACAGAATGGAAGATTTACTGTGAAGATCAACTGGCTTACTGAGTGCAACACCCCAACAAGCCAGGAGCCCACGACAAGACCTGTACACTTGTGTACATTCATGGTGGCTGCATAGGGCAGGGGTTGACATATGGCTACATACCTATCATATGCCATGGCCACAAGGAGCATCATTTCACCACCGGCAAAGACATGCTGAAAGAATATCTGGGCCATGCAGGCCTCAAAGGAGATGGTCTTGTGCTCCTTGAGGAAGTCAACAATCATTTTGGGAGTGGCAAAGGTGGATAGACACACATCAATGAAGGAGAGGTTGctgagcaggaagtacatgggtgtgtgtagtGCAGGTTCAGAGAGGACCGTAAGCACAATGaggaggtttcccagcacaatggATGAACAGAAGAGTGTGAAAAATGCAAAATAGAAAAGTTGTATCTCTTGAGGACCTGAAAGACTGTGCAACACAAATTGAGTCACTCTTGAGTTATTTCCTTGGTCCATAATTACAAGTTTCTGACATCCGATCAGAAAATTTCCTTTAAAGTGAAAtggaaatggaaataatattaCAGGATTGTGGGAATAAGTGAGCAAACCAAGTCTGGCATCAAATTTCACTCTATACACTTATGTACTTTAGATTCTCAtgctgttgttttgtgccattaagtagattcagactcagtgtagcttgcaggacagagtagtactttcccgtagggtttcctaggctgtaatctttacaggattagattgccagattttttctcccatggagctgctggtgggtttgaactgccgttgcaccaccagagctcctttagagTCTCATAAGCACACAAATGCACATTGTCTGCAATCATTTCTTTTGTAGTGGCTGCCTATGCTGGCTTTCATCTCTGTATCTCACTGTGACAGCTATATTCTAAAAATACAGTTTTAACCTCTTACCTTTGCCACTTTAAAATTCATAGTAAATAGGACAATGAAAGTCTAGATTCAAACTGATAGGTTTCAAATTCTATCTCCTATAATTTCTAGCAGTATTACCTTGGACATGTTCCTTaagttctctgtgcctcagtttttgcATCTGTGAATTAGGGGAAGAATGATAAATGCCTCCTAGAATTGTAAGAATTAAGAGTTATGCAaggtgaaatatttagaatagttGCCAGGTCCGTAGATATTCAGTACTATGACTTTTTTCCATCAATGATAGAAATATTTCTATGTGCAAATTAACATGGTAGACAAAATATCAAAGTATTTCCACATCCTACCTAATAGAACAAGATATTTTATGCACTTTAGTGGCATCTATTTACATTCAAGCATGTCAATATTTGAGATAATATAATTAAtaccatttttatcttttttattaggCCTTATTAATTTAGGCTATTTGTAAAAGTATGATGACTCTTCTTCACCAAATGATTCAGACTTTGAGTGAATTTAATAGGTGATATTCGGTACAAAGTacaaaaaaaagtcttattttcTGATATGAACTGCCTGTCTAGCCTACAATTTACATAAACACATTTTATGATTCTGAGGGAAAGGGATGATATTTtgtcctttgtttttctttgttcttcagaGCACATTGCACATAGGTAGTGTTCAATAATATTTGTACATCTAACTGCATTTTAGGTTCATATCAATTGAGAGAgaagtgtttttattttacagGCTAATTATCTCTGTGAACTTTGGAAAAAGGTCTAGAAAAAACTGTCTCTTAAGaggctcagattttttttttttaatctgaggaaTAAAACCTGTTCTATTTTGGTGAATTCTGAAGTTTTATCTTggtataaaaattaatttaataggATAATTACAAAGAAACTAAACAGGATATAAGAAAAAAGCACACCTGGATGCAACAACAGGAATCTTGCCTTTAGAAATGTGGTTCCTACATAAGAAAGcatataataaaaattggagtagaattaaatgaaatagagaacaaaaaacaactgaaagtgttaacaagagcaaaagctggttctttgaaaaaattaacagaattgataaaccattggcaaaaatgacaaaagaaaaacaagagaggaagcaagcaacctgaataagaaatgagatgggtgatatcacaacagatccaaatgatattaaaagaatcatatcagattgtacTGTCACAATTTTGAAAAGCTGGAAGAAATGgctgaatttctagaaatacactgtCTACCTAAACTACAAAaagaggtggaacaactaaacccataacaaaagaagagattgaaaaggtaattaaaaactcccaacaacaacaaaaagagccctgctcttgacagcttcactggagagttctaagcaactttcagagaagagttaacaccactactactaaaggtatttcagagcatagaaaaggatggaatactcccaaactcattctatgaaataTAAGCATagccctgttaccaaaaccaggttagagacaccacaaaaaaaaaagaaaaaaacaaagttacagatttacatccctcatgaatgtagatgcaaaaatcctcaacaaaattctagccaatagaattcaacaacatatcaaaaaaataattcgccatgaccaagcgggattcatacttGCTATGCagcgatggttcaacattagaaaaacaatgtattccatcttataaataaaacaaaaggcaagaaccaccttgtcttatcaattgatgcagaaaaatcatttgccaaagttcaacacccattcatgataaaaaaaaactctcagcaatataggaataggaggaaaattcctcaacataataaagggtatttatacaaagccaacagcctaacatcatcttaaatgaagagagcctgaaagcttGCTCCATGAGAACAAGAGCCAgactaggatgccctttatcactactcttattcaacattgtgctgaaggtcctaaccatagtaattaggctagaaatagaaataaagagcatccaaattggtaacaaagaagtaaaagtatctcttttcgcagatgacatgatcttatacacagaaaaccccatggaatcctcaagaaaactattaaaactaaaagaagagttcagcagagtatcaggttacaagataaacataaaaaaaaaaaatcagttggattcctctacaccaacacagagaacgtcaaagaggaaatcaccaaatcaatatcatttacaatagcctttttttttttccagaagataaaatgctcaggaataaatttaagcagagaagtaaaagacctatacaaagaaaattacaaaacactactgcaagagagCAAAATAGACCTATATAAgttgaaaaatataccttgctcatggataggaagtctcaacattgtaaaaatatctattctacccaaagcgatttatacatgcaatgcaattctgatccaaattccaatggtattttttaatgagatggaagaaCAAATCATagacttcatatagaagggaaagaaaccacagataagtaaagcattactggaaaagaagaacaaagtggtaggcctcacactacctgattttagaacttatactgccacagtagtcaaaatagcctggtactggtacaatgattgcatagaccaatggaaccgaatagagaatccagacataaatccatctgcatatgagcagctgatatttgacaaaggcccaaaatctgttaaacagggaaaagacagtctttttaacagatggtgctagcataactggatatccatctgcaaaaaaatgaaacaagactcatacctcacaccatgcacaaaaacgaactcaaaatggatcaaagacctaaatagaaaatctaaaatgatacagattatggaagaaaaaataggaacaaggcaagagccctaatacacggcatataCAGtgtacgaaacattactaacaatgcacaaataccagaagagaaactagattcctgggagctcctaaaaatcaaacacctatgctcatccaaagacttcatcaaaagagtaaaaagacaacctacagactgggaaaaagtttttagctatgagttTTCGATcaacgtctgatctctaaaatctacatgacactgcaaaaactcaaccacaaaaagacaaataacccaattaagaaatgggtaaaggaaaagaacaggcacttcaccaaagaagacattcaggcagctaacagatacatgaggaaatgctcacaatcattagccattagagaaatgcaaatcaaaactacaatgaggggCGGGGctaagatggcagactaggtggacgctaccctAGGTGCTGCAAGATCCCTCTTGCAGCAaaaactcggaaaaacaagtgaatcgatcacatacataacaatctatgaactctgaacaacaaacacagatttagagacagaacgaacaaatacagggagacagcaattgttttcagagccaggagccagcataccaggcaggtgaccttcggagcctgatttggggcagagcccaggggggcagacggcacagacaaggggcccagccctagcccccgaactcatcccgggagggagcccagccagttGGCGTGGGCGgagtggcggcgcagccggtgggagaagtccccgggaggcagtgaccagTCTtgtagtggggagagcagcgtcccagccagggagccgtcccgccgggattttggcaggaAGCGGCCATGGCGCGAGCGCGGGGaccagctacattcccctgaattgacccggggGGGGCCCAGCTGTTCGTACGGGCAGCGCCCACTGGGTTCGCGTGAGCCACGcggcgcgccggagggagaagtccccgggaggcagtgacccctctcggagcggggagagcagcgtcccagccgggagccatcctgctgggattttggcgggcgcgggcggggcgtgagcacggggatcagctacattcccctgaattgaccccggggcggTCCCAACCGGTTCGCGCGGGCCCAGGCGGTTCACGCGGGCAGAGTGGCGGAAcagccggtggaagaagtccccgggagccagtggctggtcttggagcggggagagtggcgTCCCAGTCGGGACCCGCAGTCGCGGCCCAGGTGCGGGGAGCTTCTCTgttctcctgagctgaccccggggggggagcccacccggttcgcgggagcggagcgcgacgcggctggtgggacagggagtccccgggaggcagcgactgattttggagtcgggagtgcaccgtcccagtaagggagccttaaccttgggggaggggctgacagcagaggatctgaccttgacgccagcaggccagaccccccagggggcaatctccacacagccagtgcATATAGACGACGCgccccgtggaaatctcagatataagagtcattccaagtaagacaaacaactctggctatattctgaggtgctaaactcctagctctctgatccccacccaccctccccaggtggctccattaacatccgaatagcctgagccagagggagaactctgatagggatctggctGCATTTTTTtattagcggattttctggaaaaactagtttcccagtgatggctcggagatagcagtccatatcaaaccacataaagaagcagaccatgacagcttctacaaccccccaaacaaaagaatcaaaatctttcccaaatgaagatacaatcctggaattatcagatacagaatataaaaaactaatttacagaatgcttaaagacatcacaaatgaaattaggctaaatgcagaaaaagccaaggaacacacggataaaactgttgaagaactcaaaaaggttattcaagaacatagtggaaaaattaataagttgcaagaatccatagagagcatgtagaaacccaaaagattaacaataaaattacagaattagacaacgcaataggaagtcagaggagcagacttgagcaattagaatgtagactgggacatctggaggaccagggaatcaacaccaacatagctgaaaaaaatcagataaaagaatttaaaaaaatgaagaaaccctaagaatcatgtgggactctatcaagaaggataacttgtgagtgattggagtcccagaacagggaggggggacagaaaacacagaggaaatagttgaagaactcctgacacaaaacttccctgacatcatgaaagatgaaaggatatctatccaagatgctcatcaaaccccatttaagattgatccaaaaagaaaaacaccaagacatattatcatcaaacttgccaaaaccaaagacaaacagaaaattttataagcagccagggagaaaagaaaggtttccttcaagggagaatcaataagttcagactactcagcagaaaccatgcaggcaagaagggaatgggacgacatatacagaacactgaaggagaaaaactgccagccaaggatcatatatccagcaaaactctttctgaaatatgaaggagaaattaagatatttgcagataaacacaaatttagagaatttgcaaaaaccaaaccaaggctacaagaaatgctaaagaagaCTGGTCAGATGActgataatatcaggtaccaggacaatacaaggtcacaaaacagaacgtcctgatatcaactcaaatagggaaagcacaaaaacaaacaaattaagataaattctaataaataaataaataaaataatacacataacagggaatcatggaaatcaataggtaaaagatcacaataatcaaaaagagggactaaatataggaggcattgaactgccagatggagagtgatacaaggcgatatagaatgatacaagttaggtttttacttagaaaaataggagtaaataataaggtaaccacaaaaaggaatatcaactccataactcaagaaaaaagccaagaaaaacgtaacgactcaactaacataaagttaaacattatgaaaatgaggatctcacaatctactaagaaaaagtctcagcacaaaaaactatgtggaaaaatgaaatagccaacaacacacatgaaaaggcatcaaaatgacagcactaaaaacttatttatctataataacgctgaatgtaaagggactaaatgcaccaataaagagacagagactcacggactggataaagaaacacgatccatctatatgctgcctacaagagacacaccttagacttagagacacaaacaaactaaaactcaaaggatggaaaaaaatatatcaagcaaataataagcaaaaaagaagaggagtagcaatattaatttctgacaaaatagactttagacttaaatccaccacaaaggataaagaaggacactatataatgataaaagggacaattgatcaggaagacataaccatattaaatatttacgcacccaacgacagggctgcaagatacataaatcaaattttaacagaattgcaaagtgagatagacacctccacatttatagtaggagacttcaacacaccactttcggagaaggacaggacatccagtaagaagctcaatagagacacggaagacctacttacaacaatcaaccaacttgacctcgttgacttatacagaactctccacccaactgctgcaaaatatacttttttttctagtgcacatggaacattctctagaatagaccacatattaggtcacaaaacaaatctttgtggagtccaaaacatcgaaatattacaaagcatcttctcagatcacaaggcaatgaaactagaaatcaataacagaaaaactagggaaaagaaatcaaatacttggaaaatgaacaataccctcctgaaaaaagactgggttatagaagacgtcaaggagggaataaggaaattcatagaaagcaaagaggatgaaaatacttcctatcaaaacctctgggacacagcaaaagcagtgctcagaggccaatttatatcgataaatgcacacatacaaaaagaagaaagagccaaaattagagaactgtggaacaggccatcaatttctcataggcaagttcaaggggaaactgaagaaaattagaacaagtccacgagagtcaatgTATGAACtcgagtatatcacacctgaatttagagaccatctcaagcatagatttgatccattgaacactaatgactgaagacaagttctgatatgacatcaaggacatcatacatgaagaaagcaagaggtcattacaaagacaggaaagaaagaaaagaccaaaatggatgtcagaagagatcctgaaacttgctcttcaacatctagtggctaaagcaaaagcaaaaaatgaagtaaaagaactcaatagaagatttcaaagggcggctcaggaagacaaagtaaggtattataatgacatgtgcaaagacctggagctagaaaaacaaaaaggaagaacacccttggcatttctcaagctgaaagaactaaagaaaaaaattcaagttttgtgatacaatattgaagggttctatgggggaaatattaaacagtgcaggaagcattaaaataagatgggaggaatacacacagtcaccatATCAAAATGAACTGgtagacattcagccatttcaggaggaagcatatgatcaggagccactggtactgagggaagaagcccaagctacactgaaggcacaggcaaaaacaaggct
The window above is part of the Loxodonta africana isolate mLoxAfr1 chromosome 10, mLoxAfr1.hap2, whole genome shotgun sequence genome. Proteins encoded here:
- the LOC135232509 gene encoding olfactory receptor 4K15-like, encoding MDQGNNSRVTQFVLHSLSGPQEIQLFYFAFFTLFCSSIVLGNLLIVLTVLSEPALHTPMYFLLSNLSFIDVCLSTFATPKMIVDFLKEHKTISFEACMAQIFFQHVFAGGEMMLLVAMAYDRYVAICQPLPYAATMNVHKCTGLVVGSWLVGVLHSVSQLIFTVNLPFCGPNQVDSFFCDLPLVIKLACTDTYIFERLMLLDSGLIAISSFVLLFISYTVILITLRRRSSVGMAKARATLTAHVTVVTLFFGPCILIYTWHFSNFLVNNILSIFYTVFTPLLNPLIYTFRNKEVISAMQKLMRRQVSS